In one window of Carcharodon carcharias isolate sCarCar2 chromosome 14, sCarCar2.pri, whole genome shotgun sequence DNA:
- the pnp4a gene encoding purine nucleoside phosphorylase 4a, translating into MPYQEEQNYETYQETADWLLSRTKYRPKVAIICGSGLGMLVEALANQEIFKYTDVPNFPQSTVQGHTGQLVFGELKGKACVCMQGRFHMFEGYPLVKVTFPVRVFHLLGVEVLIVTNAAGSIADGYNTGDIMIIKDHINLPGLAGQHPLRGPNDERFGPRFPCMSDVYDRALGKLALGISRELDFSNYTHEGVYCMVGGPSFETIAEARLLHKLGVDAVGMSTVPEVTVARHCGLQVFGLSLITNKVTMEYDSNEVVDHEAVLSIGKKRARLLQSLVTELVARMELNPTANVQVKK; encoded by the exons ATGCCCTACCAGGAGGAACAAAA TTATGAGACCTACCAGGAGACAGCGGATTGGCTGCTATCGAGGACTAAATATCGACCGAAGGTGGCAATAATCTGTGGCTCCGGACTCGGGATGCTCGTCGAGGCACTTGCAAACCAGGAGATCTTTAAATACACCGATGTTCCCAACTTCCCACAAAGCACAG TGCAGGGACATACTGGTCAACTGGTATTTGGAGAGCTGAAGGGAAAGGCATGCGTCTGCATGCAAGGGCGTTTCCATATGTTCGAGGGATACCCACTCGTAAAG GTGACTTTCCCTGTCCGGGTATTCCACTTGCTGGGCGTTGAAGTCCTGATCGTGACCAATGCCGCAGGATCAATTGCTgatggttacaacacaggagatATCATGATCATTAAGGATCACATTAATCTGCCAGGTCTTGCTGGGCAGCATCCCCTCCGTGGACCCAATGATGAACG GTTTGGACCCCGCTTTCCCTGTATGTCTGATGTATATGACCGGGCCCTGGGTAAACTGGCTCTGGGTATAAGCAGGGAGCTGGATTTCTCTAATTATACACATGAAGGCGTCTACTGCATGGTCGGAGGTCCCAGCTTTGAGACGATTGCTGAAGCTCGTCTTCTTCACAAACTCGGAGTTGATGCTGTGG GAATGAGTACAGTTCCTGAGGTCACCGTCGCTAGGCACTGTGGCTTGCAGGTCTTCGGACTTTCACTGATCACCAATAAAGTGACGATGGAGTACGACAGCAATGAGGTGGTGGACCACGAAGCTGTCCTGAGTATTGGCAAGAAGAGGGCAAGGTTGTTACAAAGCCTTGTAACCGAGCTGGTGGCGCGTATGGAACTCAACCCGACTGCTAATGTACAGGTGAAGAAATGA